The genomic interval TATTCTCTTTATCCATTTTCACATAGGCTTCTGTAGTTGGGGGAAGCAGGGCACCCAATACACCTGTGAGTACATAACCGCCTGCGTTTCCGAGGAACCATACACCCATGAGCAGCGAGGCAAAACGTTTGGGGGCGAGTTTGGCCACCAGGGAAAGTCCGATCGGTGACAGACAGAGTTCACCCCATGTATGCAGGAGGTAAAGGATGATCATCCAGATGATGCCTACTTTCCCGCTAATCCCCAATCCTTTTACCTGGGTAGCGATAATAAAATAACCCAGGGCGATCAGCATAAGTCCCCAGGCCTGTTTGACCGGGGAGATGGGTTCCAGTTTTCTTTTATTCATCCAGATCCATAACAGACTGAAGGGAATGGCAAAAGCCATCACAAAGATCCCGTTGAAATTCTGAACCATGCTTGGGGGCATGGTCCAACCCAGGATGCGGGTATCGGTTTGGTTATCGGCAATAAAGGTCAGGGACGATCCTGCCTGTTCAAAGGCCCCCCAGAAGAACATCACAAAGAAGCAGACGATATAAAGTACCCAGATCCGGTCGCGTTCTATTTTCGTGATCGTTTTATCCGATAGGATGAGATAGCCAAGGCTGATACCGGCGGCAAAAATGAAGGGATAAAGCCATTTTTTGATGACTGAATCGCCAGGGCCCGCCATCAGCAGGTGCAATCCATAGGTAGCGGCAACCAGCAATACAATGGAAATGATGATACTGGTGGTCGTAAACTTGGCGCTTTCAGATTCTCCTTCGGGTATATCTGATTTTTTGGGCCGGCCTCCGATCGCTTCTCCCTGTGGAGTGATAACATATTTATTTTTTAAAAAATAGAAGGAGATAGTACCAACGAACATGGCGATACCGGCAGCGAGAAATCCCCAACGGAAAGCCGACAGGTCACGCACGCCATTGGTTTCCACATCGCCAAAGAATGGACAGATGAATTGCCCCAGGGTAGCCCCTACATTGATACCCAGGTAAAACAGGGTAAAGGCAGAGTCCAGTTTATTCTTTTGTTCTTTGGGATAAAGGCTCCCCACCATGGAAGAGATATTGGGTTTGAAGAAACCATTACCCAGGATAATGGCCAGCAAGGCCAGCCACATGATATTCGTTGAAAGAGGCAGGTTGGTTTTGAACAAACTGCCACTAAAGAATAATAACAATTGACCAACCCCCATTGTGGCACCGCCAAGCAGAATACAATTGCGGTTGCCCAGGTATTTATCCGATATATAACCACCCAGCATCGGGGTGAGGTAAGAAAGTCCAAGGAAACCCCCATAGATAATTGAGGCTTCCTGCTTACCCATCATTAAGGCTTCAGCCAGAAAAAGGGAAAGCAAGGCCCGCATGCCATAGAAATTGAAGCGCTCCCACATTTCTGTTGTAAACAAAACCCAAAGACCCTTCGGATGACCGGAGGTGGTTGAAGTTGAAGTCATACAGCTTGTTTTGATGAATTGATCTGGATCACAATATATTAATGCTGAAAAGTAAACAATTTCTTTTACTCACAAATATTTCATGTTATCTTTAACAGCCTTATCCGATATTCGCAGGACGTATTAAAAAACACTTCAGTCCGTAATGAAAATCTTACTGTTAGGCTCTGGCGGCCGCGAACACGCAATGGCATGGAAGATTAACCAAAGTGTTTGGGCCAATCCCCTTTTTATCGCTCCCGGCAATGCCGGTACCGCTCAATGCGGACAGAATGTCGATATCGATATTGCTGATTTTGAAGCCATCGAAAAATTTTGCCTGGATGAGGTCATCAAAATGGTGGTCGTTGGACCAGAAGAACCCCTGGTAAACGGGCTCTATGATTATTTCCAATCCAAACCCGGGTTAAAGGATATTATGTTCATTGGTCCATCCAGAGAAGGCGCCCAATTGGAAGGATCCAAGGCTTTTGCTAAAGCCTTTATGAAGCGGCACAATATTCCCACCGCAGCCTATCAGGAATTTACACAGGAAAATTATCAGCAGGGCATGGAGTACCTGCGGGCACATCCCTTACCTATTGTTATTAAGGCAGATGGATTAGCCGCCGGAAAGGGTGTGGCCATTTGTCAGAACCATGTAGAGGCCATGGCTGAGTTTGAATTGATGGTGAAAGAATTGAAATTCGGAGAAGCCAGCCGCAAAGTAGTAGTCGAAGAATTTTTGACCGGAATCGAACTCAGTGTTTTTGTGCTGACCGATGGGAAACACTATGTCACACTCCCGGAGGCCAAAGACTATAAACGTGCCAAAGAAGGGGATTCCGGACTGAATACCGGTGGTATGGGTGCCGTTAGCCCTGTACCCATCGCTACCCCCGGCTTTATGCATAAGGTGGAAGAAAGAGTGATCAAACCAACCATTGCCGGATTAAGCAAGGATGGGATCGATTATAAAGGGTTCATCTTCTTTGGACTGATCAATGTCAATGGTGATCCGTTTGTGATCGAATACAATTGTCGTCTGGGTGACCCCGAAACCGAAGTGGTATTGCCCAGAATGAATAATGACCTGGTTGGATTATTTGTTGCTACAGCCCGTCAGGAATTGGATAAAGTGCGTATGGAAACAGATCCCCGTGCCGCTGCAACGGTGGTGGCCGTTAGCCGGGGCTATCCTGGCCCATATGAAAAAGGCTACGAGATCACCGGACTGGATGGAAAATACGGTAAACAATCCATGCTCTTTCATGCGGGCACCAAGATGGAAGATGGGAAAGTGGTGACCAATGGAGGACGGGTATTCTGTGTAACCTCTTTTGGCGAAACCATCAAAGATGCCGTGGATTCCTCGCTGGAGATACTCCATCATACACAATTCGACGGCATTTACTATCGGCGCGATATCGGCTATGAGTTTATTCCGGCTTATTAAGCGGATGGCTAACTTTGCGGACTAAACGATCCTTATGCCGGCCAACGATGTGCATTACCACGATTATTTGCAGCTTGATAAAATACTCAATGCCCAGTTCCCCGAAAGCATAAAAAGAGGTGAGCCGGCACATGATGAAACCCTTTTCATCATTATTCACCAGGCCTATGAACTATGGTTCAAACTCATTCATCACGAAGTAGATTCAGCCATCGGTATCCTTCGCCAACCAGAAGTGAATGACAACTCCCCGGAATTGCAAACATTGGTTCATCGTCTTCAACGTGTAGTTACTACACTCCGAGTATTGGTTCACCAAATCGATATCATGGAAACCATGAACCCGATGGACTTTCTTGATTTTCGGGACATGTTGCGTCCTGCCTCCGGATTTCAAAGCTGGCAGTTTAAGGAACTCGAGGCAAAACTGGGTTTGAAATTTGAGCACCGACATGGCAAGGAGTACTATGTTTCTCAACTACGACCTGAACATGTCGGGATCATCAAAAATGCGGAGGAGCAACAGTCGCTTTTACAATTGCTCAATGAATGGTTGGAGCGGATGCCATTTTTTGACCAGGCCCATAATTGGGCGGAGTTCAGGACCTCGGGTCCTGTAGAGAAAGGCATGCATCCATTCTGGCAGGAATACAAATACCGGTTGACGCAAAGTCTCGCAGAAGCGGAGAAAGGAAACCTGCAGGCCTTTGAAGAAGTTTTTTTTAATGGAACAGATGCTGAGCGTACCTTATCTCCGGCCTCTTGCCGTGCTGCTCTCTTTATAATGTTATACAGGGGGTATCCTTTGTTGCAATTGCCCTATCAATTATTGAATGTGTTACTGGAAATTGATGAGCAACTGAGTAACTGGCGTTACCGCCATATGAATATGGTTCACCGGATCATTGGCACCCGGATCGGCACGGGAGGAAGCACAGGGAAGGATTATTTGCGTGCCGCTGCAGACAAGCATTATATCTTTAAAGATATTGCCCGGTTAACGAGTTTTCTGATTGAGCGGAAGCGGTTACCTGAGTTGGGAGTGGAAATGGAGCGCAAGCTGGGATTTATAATTTGAAGATTGGAAGATTTGACACGAATTATGACGAATGAGTCGAATGACACGAATTTTATTTAATCAATTCGTGACATTCGACTCATTCGTTTCAATACGTGCTTATGGGTAAAACGTGTTAAGGCTTAATTGCCGAATGTATACCTCACACCCAATCCTCCCCAGCCGCCATAGAATCCACGACCGGAACCAAATTCAATGGATGGTTGCCAGTCAAGCGAAAGGTTGATCGGGGCGTTGTTGAATTTATAATCCAGGCCGAGCACCCCATCTACTCCGAAATAGGCACCATCGCCATATTTGGAATTATAGAAACCGACGTGGGCACCGGGTCCGATATACCACCGGAGGCCACCGGCATTGCTGATATCTCCGTGGATCTCATACAGTCCCGTAAAGCGGGCGCCCTGGCTCCAAAAATATCCGATCAGTTCGCCGGCATTTTGTTCGTTAAAAAAGTGTTTCAAGGTGATTCCACCTCCATCCCAGAACTTAACACCCAGGGCTGTGGTATAATCCTGTGCTGAGCTACGGGTAACGGATACGGTGAGAAAAATGACTGCCGCTACGATAATCTTCTTCATAATTACTGGTTTAGGTGACGAAATTAGGATGATGTAACTGGTTAATCTACCACCAATTATCCACTATTGTGCCAAAATCAGCCAATCGGGCCTGCAATTTTTTTGAAATAAAAATATATGGCGGCGATAAACGCGGCCAGTGCCGAGATAAGGAAGGGTAAGGGGCTGCCTCCGAGGCCCCAGAGCAGTCCTGCGGTACTGCTGGCAACCAGGCTGGCCAGACTTTGCCCCGAGGTGAACAAGCCGATCGCAGTTCCCGTATCAGTTTTTGGGGCAAAACGCGAAATCCACGCCTTGGCGAGTCCGTCAGTGGCCGCGGCAAAGATCCCATACAGGAAGAAGAGAAAAAGAAGCACGGGCGTGGAGTTGGACAGGGCAAAGCCGCTATAAACAACGGCAAACAGGATCAGCCCAAGCACCATCACCGGGCGGTATCCTTTTTTATCGGCCAGGGCTCCCATGGGGAAGGAAAAAAGGGCGAAAATGGCATTATAAAAAATGTATGCGCCGATCGTGAGGGTGTCACTACCAGTCACTTCCCGGGTTTTTAACAGCAAGAAGACATCGGAGCTATTAAAGAGGGCAAAGAATAGTAAACCGGCTACTAGTTTCCGATAGCCCGGGTCAGCTTTTTTCCAATACCCGAAAAAGGAGAAGAAACCTTTTCTCCCCAGGGTAGATGAAGGGGAGCGGGTTTCTTTGAGTAAAAAGAGCAAGGCAACGGCTACCAGGCCAGGTAAGAAAGCCCAATAAAACAGTGGCCGGTAATCACCCGGGAGAAAGTGAAGAAACAACAGGGCGATCAATGGCCCTGCTACCGCACCTGCCGTATCCATTCCCCTATGAAAACCAAAGACACGGGCCCTGTTTTCGGGGCTGGCCGCTGCGGAGAGCATGGCATCCCGGGCGGCCGTGCGCATTCCTTTCCCCAGACGGTCTACGGTCCGGGCACCAAATACCCAGAGCGGCCAGGCAAAAACCACCATTAATGGTTTAGAAAGCGCACTTAGCAAATATCCTCCCCGGATATAGGGTAAACGCCTTCCGGTTTCATCGCTGATTTTACCAAAATACCCCTTGGTGATACCGGCAGTACACTCGGCCACTCCTTCCAGCAGCCCGATCAGGAATAGGGAAAACCCCAGATCCCGGAGATAAAGCGGTACCACAGGGTACAACATTTCGCTCGCCACATCGGCGAACAGGCTCACCAGGGAAAGTATCCAGACGGTTCGCGACATGACTTGAAGTTAATGGTTTGTATATTCAAAATATTACACCAACTTTGCACGCATAAATCCAACCTGAATAAATGGGACTTTTTAACTGGTTTACACAAGAAATTGCGATCGACCTGGGTACAGCCAACACCCTGATCATACATAATGAAGAAGTGGTAGTGAATGAGCCGAGCATTGTTGCCCTCAATAGAAATAACCCTAAGGAAGTACTTGCTGTGGGGAAGAAGGCATTGATGATGCACGAAAAAACCCATGAGAGCATCCGTACCGTTCGACCGTTGAAAGATGGCGTGATCGCCGATTTCAACGCCGCGGAATTAATGATCCGCGAATTGATCAAACTCGTTTATCCCAAGAAACCGTTGTTCCCTCCCAGTTGGCGGATGATGATCTGTATCCCATCTTCTATTACGGAAGTAGAGAAGCGTGCGGTACGTGACAGCGCTGAGCAGGCCGGAGCAAAAGAAGTATATCTCATTCACGAACCCATGGCCGCTGCACTCGGTATCGGTATTGATGTAGAAGAACCCGTGGGTAATATGATCATTGATATCGGTGGTGGTACCACAGGTATCACAGTAATTGCGCTGGCGGGTATCGTGTGTGATCAGAGTATCCGTATTGCCGGTGATGAATTCACGGCGGATATTATGGAAGCCCTTCGTCGCTATCATAGCTTATTGATCGGTGAACGTACATCGGAGCAGATCAAAATTCAGATCGGTGCCGCGATGAAAGATCTCGATAACCCTCCGGATGATATTCCGGTTAATGGTCGCGACCTTGTGACCGGTATTCCCAAACAGATCATGGTGAGTTACCAGGAGATCGCGGAGGCATTGGATAAAAGTATTTTCAAAATCGAAGAAGCCATATTAAAAGCATTGGAGCAAACACCACCCGAACTGGCTGGAGATATTTATCGCCGTGGCTTATATCTTACCGGTGGTGGAGCTTTGTTACGCGGACTGGACAAACGTCTTAGCCAAAAGATCAAACTTCCCGTACATGTAGCCGACGACCCGCTGAAAAGTGTGGTACGGGGCACCGGGATCGCGCTTAAGAATTACGACAGGTATCCTTTTGTGATGCGGTAAACCGGTCGCCACGTGCTGACCTCACCCCCTTATGCGAAATGTCATTCTTCTACTTCGGCGGTATTCTACCTTCATCAGTTTCCTGGTGCTGCAACTGATTGCCCTGTCTTTTCTTTTTTCCTATAACCGGTATCAGCGTGCGCGCTTTTTGGGTGTGGCCAATGAAGTAACCGGCCGGGTAAATATGCAGGTTGATAAAGTAGATGACTATTTTCACCTCCGGGAGGAAAATGTGCGTGTTCACCGGATGAATGATTCGCTGCTCAATTTGCTCTCCTCCAATTTTATGACTCCCGACAGTTCACGAAAACTCGTGATCGATACGGTAAGCTATGATACCACGGGTCGCATGCGGCAATACTATTGGCGTGAGGCCAAAGTGGTGGCCAATTCCACGATCAAGGACAAAAATTATATTCAGATCAACCGGGGTGCTAACCAGGGGATCAAGGATAATATGGCCGTGGTAAGTTCGGATGGGACCCCGGTAGGGGTGGTGGCCAATGTGAGCGCCAACTTTAGTCAGGTCATGAGCCTGTTGCATGTACAACGGTTTACCTATGTCATGATGAAAAGGAGTAAGACCACTGGTCGCCTGGAATGGGATGGCAAGGATGCCGGAACACTGATCCTTAAAAGGGTGCCCCGCAGTGACTCCATTTCCGTTGGGGATACAGTGATCACAAGCCCCTTTGAACTGGGTAGTTTTCCTCCCGGTTTATTGGTGGGAACGGTCAGGGAGATCGATAATGAAAAGGCCTCTGGAGATTATATCCTGAAGATCAAACCCTTTGTGAATTTCAGACGGATTCAACAGGTGTTTGTGATCGAGAATCTCTTTTATGAAGAACAAATCAAGCTGGATAAGGACACCCGCAAAAAGGTAGAGGAATCACAAAAGAAAACGAATTGAGCGATCTGTTAAGAAATATCATCCGCTTTGTACTGTTCATCGGTATCCAGGTTTTTGTGCTGGATAAAATACCCCCATTGCACCAGGCTTTTGTACCAATCCTTTATTTCCTGTTTATCCTCTGGCTGCCTTTTTCCCTGTCGCGGTTCTGGTTACTTGTCATGGGTTTCCTTACAGGGCTTACACTGGATTATTTTACCCCTTCACCCGGGCTGCATGCAGCGGCCTGTGTACTCATTGCCTATGTAAGGCCCTTTCTGATCAATGTCCTTACCCCGCGCGACAGCACCGAATTCAACTACCGGGAACCCTCCCCCAAAGCCATGGGATGGGCACCTTATAGTGTGTACATCATTGTGCTGGTACTCCTGCACAATAGCTACCTGGTCTTCCTGGAGTGGCTGCAGTTTGGATCCTTCTGGCTCTTTCTCGTAAAGATACTCGGTACCTCTGCGGTAAGTTTGTTACTCATTTTTACGGCTGAATTGTTGTTTCCCCGCAAAATGAAGTTTCGCACCAATGTGGCTTAACATATTTTTTTTCATTGGCTATTGAATTTGATTTTTTTGAATTGTAGCTTTGACTACTAATTTCGAAACTTACCTTACGCTACACCCTCCCTTATTATGTCTGTGTTCAACCAGTCGCGGAGCCGAATCATACGTCTTATTTTCCTGGCAGTATTCATTGTCATAACGGCTCAGTTATTCAACCTGCAGGTCATTTCGGGTAAATACAAGAAACTGGCGGATGAACAGGCGATTCTAAAAAAGATCGTATATCCTTCCCGTGGGATCATTTATGACCGGAAAGGCCGCGCCATCCTGAATAATATCAAGATGTTTGATCTCATGGTGACTCCGGCCGAGGTTAAGAATATAGACACCCTTACCCTTTGCCGCTTGCTGGCGATCGATACCATCGAATTCAAGAAAAGGATCAAGACCTCGATCGACAAGAACAAAAGTTTCCGGCCGTCCGTCTTTGAACCGCTGTTGACCGCCGATAAACTGGCCGTCATCGAAGAGAATATGTGGCGTTTCAGCAACGGTTTTTTTCTCCAGGAACGCCCCGTTCGTTTGTATCCTTACAATGCCGCTGCACATATTCTGGGGTATATCGCTGAGGTGAACCAACGGGAGATCGAGCGCTCGGGTGATTTTTACCGGATGGGTGACTATATCGGAAAAAGCGGTCTCGAATCCTATTATGAGAATATCCTGATGGGTGAAAGAGGCGTACAGTTTCTGTTGCGGGATAATTTCAACCGCGTACAAGGCCCCTATGAGAATGGCGAATTTGATACAGCCGCTGTGGCCGGCAGAGGGTTAAGGACCTATATCGACATTGAATTGCAACAGCTCGCCGAGAAAATGATGACCAATAAGGTTGGGGCAGTGGTTGCTATTGATCCCAAAACAGGCGGTATATTGGCCATGGCGTCGGGACCAACGTTTAACCCCAACGATCTAACCGGTTCAGCCTTTTCAAAGAACTACAGCAAACTGGCCCTGGATGTATCCGGTCCGTTACTCAACCGGGCCATCAAGGGGCAATACCCTCCCGGTTCCACCTTTAAACCGATTGGTGCCCTGGTGGCATTGGAAGAAGGTGTTATTGATGCGAATTTCGGCTATCCCTGTACGGGGAGGTATTATGCCTGTGGACATGGAAAACCAGCCTGTACACATAGCAATGCCGGACACGCCGCAAACCTCCGTCTGTCCATTGCCAATTCCTGTAATTCCTATTATGCCCATATCTACCGAATGACAGTGGACAATCCCAAATACGGGAGTGTGAAAAAGGGCTATGAGAAATGGCATGACTATATGAACCTTTTTGGGCTTGGGGTAAGGCTGGGAATAGACCTGCCGAGTGAAGACAAAGGGAATATCCCCGATTCAGCAGTTTACAATAAGGCGTACCGCAGCGCCTGGAACTCCTGTACCAACCTAACCCTGGGAATTGGCCAGGATATGATGCTGGCGACTCCCCTGCAATTGGCCAACGCCATGTGCATGATCGCCAATAAAGGATACTATTACACGCCCCACCTGGTGGAAAAGATCGATAATGAAACAGCACAGGATACGATTCTCAAACCATTCCGGGTACGGAACAATGTATTGACCCATTTGTCGAATGAACTTTTTGAAGAAGTGATCAGTGGTATGCAGGATGTGGTAGAAACAGGAACAGCCCGGTCTGCGGCCATACCCGGTATTAATGTATGTGCCAAAACAGGTACCGCGGAGAACTTTATTATTCTTGACCGCCGGAGAATTCAATTGAAAGATAACTCGGTGTTTGTCTGTTTTGCCCCAAGGGAGAATCCGAAGATCGCCATTGCGGTTGTGGTTGAAAATGCCGGATTTGGGGGAACCTGGGCCGGTCCTATCTCGTCGATCCTGATGGAGAAATACCTGAATGATACCCTGCGACCAGAACGGCTGGCAAAAGTGGAGGAGCTCGCCAACGCGAATATCATGCCTTCCTACCTGAAACGAAAACAGTTCATTGAAGATTCAACCCGGGCTTATTGGTGGTTCAAAACAACAAAGGACAGTAATTATATTCGTCGTTTTATCAGTTTTGGACAAAGACAAAAGGACCCTTCTCCGCCAAAACTTCCCAAAAGACAGTTGATCGTGATGAATATACCCGATGATAAACAACGAAGAAACACTACTCCATGAACCAACGTAACCCTGCCATATCCAAAGGAACCGACTGGGCATTGGTCTGGTTATGGTTCTTTCTGTCACTCGTTGGCATTCTTGCGATCTTTGCGGCTACCTACCGGGAAGGAAACCCCATTGTATCTTCTTTTCTTGGATTTAAGACAGACTATAGCCGGCAATTCTATTTCTTCCTCGCTGCGGGGATGATCGCGTTGGTCATCATGCTGATCGATAGTAAATTCTTTACTGCTACGGCCAACCTTTGGTATGCCATGGGTATACTGTTGATGTTATCGGTATTTGCCATTGGTACAAGTGTGAAAGGAACCGAATCCATCATCCGGCTGGGCTCTTTTCAGTTTCAACCGGCAGAGTTTTGTAAGATCACCGTAGCATTGGCCCTTGCCAAATACTTATCCAGGGTGGAAACGGATTTTAGCAAAACAAGGGCGCAGCTCATTGCTGCCGGTATTGCCTTGTTGCCTGCCTTGTTGAGCATTGCCCAAAAAGAAACCGGATTGGCGCTGGTCTATTTTTCTTTTTTTATTGTGATGTACCGGGAAGGGCTTCCTTCCTCCATTCTGATCATCGGTTTTTCAGCAGCGGTTTTGGTCGTTGCCACCCTGCTGGTGGAGAAGAACCTCCTCGCGATCATTTTAACGGCACTTGCGTTGGTACTCTTGTATTTTCTCCGCCGCCAATTAAAACGGCAACGCGGCCTGCTGCGAAATGTAGTAATTGTCTGGTTTCTCTGTGTGGGATTGGTTCGATTTGGGGTGCCGTTTATTTTCAAACATGTTTTACAGGAACACCAGGTGGAAAGGATATTTTCTACCATAGGCCGTGATATCCCTGCTGAATACATGAAACCCGGAGGGGATAAAGAATCGGGGGCTTCCAAAAAAGACACCGACTATAATGTAAAACAATCCAAGATCGCGATTGGTAGTGGCGGGTTTATTGGAAAAGGGTTATTAAAGGGTACGCAAACCCGTTATGATTTTGTTCCCGAACAGCGGACCGATTTTATCTTCTGCACCATTGGAGAGGGTTTTGGGTTTGTGGGGAGTTTTGTCTTGTTAGGGCTTTACCTCGTTCTTCTCTTCCGTATCGTAGCCGTTGCCGAACGACAACGAAGTGTGTTCAGCCGTTGTTATGCCTATGGAGTAGGCTCTGTATTCTTCTTTCAC from Chitinophagales bacterium carries:
- a CDS encoding peptide MFS transporter, with translation MTSTSTTSGHPKGLWVLFTTEMWERFNFYGMRALLSLFLAEALMMGKQEASIIYGGFLGLSYLTPMLGGYISDKYLGNRNCILLGGATMGVGQLLLFFSGSLFKTNLPLSTNIMWLALLAIILGNGFFKPNISSMVGSLYPKEQKNKLDSAFTLFYLGINVGATLGQFICPFFGDVETNGVRDLSAFRWGFLAAGIAMFVGTISFYFLKNKYVITPQGEAIGGRPKKSDIPEGESESAKFTTTSIIISIVLLVAATYGLHLLMAGPGDSVIKKWLYPFIFAAGISLGYLILSDKTITKIERDRIWVLYIVCFFVMFFWGAFEQAGSSLTFIADNQTDTRILGWTMPPSMVQNFNGIFVMAFAIPFSLLWIWMNKRKLEPISPVKQAWGLMLIALGYFIIATQVKGLGISGKVGIIWMIILYLLHTWGELCLSPIGLSLVAKLAPKRFASLLMGVWFLGNAGGYVLTGVLGALLPPTTEAYVKMDKENINLKGILDKEVDPTPDQLFTLAKNKIATTVDYDKGREFNLDFEKILKSTDTTLSAQQLELIKKENIVTVGYPQFVGFTLKSLYDFFMLFVILCGAAGLLLYSLTPMMKKMMHGVR
- the purD gene encoding phosphoribosylamine--glycine ligase, coding for MKILLLGSGGREHAMAWKINQSVWANPLFIAPGNAGTAQCGQNVDIDIADFEAIEKFCLDEVIKMVVVGPEEPLVNGLYDYFQSKPGLKDIMFIGPSREGAQLEGSKAFAKAFMKRHNIPTAAYQEFTQENYQQGMEYLRAHPLPIVIKADGLAAGKGVAICQNHVEAMAEFELMVKELKFGEASRKVVVEEFLTGIELSVFVLTDGKHYVTLPEAKDYKRAKEGDSGLNTGGMGAVSPVPIATPGFMHKVEERVIKPTIAGLSKDGIDYKGFIFFGLINVNGDPFVIEYNCRLGDPETEVVLPRMNNDLVGLFVATARQELDKVRMETDPRAAATVVAVSRGYPGPYEKGYEITGLDGKYGKQSMLFHAGTKMEDGKVVTNGGRVFCVTSFGETIKDAVDSSLEILHHTQFDGIYYRRDIGYEFIPAY
- a CDS encoding tryptophan 2,3-dioxygenase — protein: MPANDVHYHDYLQLDKILNAQFPESIKRGEPAHDETLFIIIHQAYELWFKLIHHEVDSAIGILRQPEVNDNSPELQTLVHRLQRVVTTLRVLVHQIDIMETMNPMDFLDFRDMLRPASGFQSWQFKELEAKLGLKFEHRHGKEYYVSQLRPEHVGIIKNAEEQQSLLQLLNEWLERMPFFDQAHNWAEFRTSGPVEKGMHPFWQEYKYRLTQSLAEAEKGNLQAFEEVFFNGTDAERTLSPASCRAALFIMLYRGYPLLQLPYQLLNVLLEIDEQLSNWRYRHMNMVHRIIGTRIGTGGSTGKDYLRAAADKHYIFKDIARLTSFLIERKRLPELGVEMERKLGFII
- a CDS encoding MFS transporter translates to MSRTVWILSLVSLFADVASEMLYPVVPLYLRDLGFSLFLIGLLEGVAECTAGITKGYFGKISDETGRRLPYIRGGYLLSALSKPLMVVFAWPLWVFGARTVDRLGKGMRTAARDAMLSAAASPENRARVFGFHRGMDTAGAVAGPLIALLFLHFLPGDYRPLFYWAFLPGLVAVALLFLLKETRSPSSTLGRKGFFSFFGYWKKADPGYRKLVAGLLFFALFNSSDVFLLLKTREVTGSDTLTIGAYIFYNAIFALFSFPMGALADKKGYRPVMVLGLILFAVVYSGFALSNSTPVLLFLFFLYGIFAAATDGLAKAWISRFAPKTDTGTAIGLFTSGQSLASLVASSTAGLLWGLGGSPLPFLISALAAFIAAIYFYFKKIAGPIG
- a CDS encoding rod shape-determining protein, which gives rise to MGLFNWFTQEIAIDLGTANTLIIHNEEVVVNEPSIVALNRNNPKEVLAVGKKALMMHEKTHESIRTVRPLKDGVIADFNAAELMIRELIKLVYPKKPLFPPSWRMMICIPSSITEVEKRAVRDSAEQAGAKEVYLIHEPMAAALGIGIDVEEPVGNMIIDIGGGTTGITVIALAGIVCDQSIRIAGDEFTADIMEALRRYHSLLIGERTSEQIKIQIGAAMKDLDNPPDDIPVNGRDLVTGIPKQIMVSYQEIAEALDKSIFKIEEAILKALEQTPPELAGDIYRRGLYLTGGGALLRGLDKRLSQKIKLPVHVADDPLKSVVRGTGIALKNYDRYPFVMR
- a CDS encoding rod shape-determining protein MreC, with product MRNVILLLRRYSTFISFLVLQLIALSFLFSYNRYQRARFLGVANEVTGRVNMQVDKVDDYFHLREENVRVHRMNDSLLNLLSSNFMTPDSSRKLVIDTVSYDTTGRMRQYYWREAKVVANSTIKDKNYIQINRGANQGIKDNMAVVSSDGTPVGVVANVSANFSQVMSLLHVQRFTYVMMKRSKTTGRLEWDGKDAGTLILKRVPRSDSISVGDTVITSPFELGSFPPGLLVGTVREIDNEKASGDYILKIKPFVNFRRIQQVFVIENLFYEEQIKLDKDTRKKVEESQKKTN
- a CDS encoding rod shape-determining protein MreD, which gives rise to MSDLLRNIIRFVLFIGIQVFVLDKIPPLHQAFVPILYFLFILWLPFSLSRFWLLVMGFLTGLTLDYFTPSPGLHAAACVLIAYVRPFLINVLTPRDSTEFNYREPSPKAMGWAPYSVYIIVLVLLHNSYLVFLEWLQFGSFWLFLVKILGTSAVSLLLIFTAELLFPRKMKFRTNVA
- the mrdA gene encoding penicillin-binding protein 2, with translation MSVFNQSRSRIIRLIFLAVFIVITAQLFNLQVISGKYKKLADEQAILKKIVYPSRGIIYDRKGRAILNNIKMFDLMVTPAEVKNIDTLTLCRLLAIDTIEFKKRIKTSIDKNKSFRPSVFEPLLTADKLAVIEENMWRFSNGFFLQERPVRLYPYNAAAHILGYIAEVNQREIERSGDFYRMGDYIGKSGLESYYENILMGERGVQFLLRDNFNRVQGPYENGEFDTAAVAGRGLRTYIDIELQQLAEKMMTNKVGAVVAIDPKTGGILAMASGPTFNPNDLTGSAFSKNYSKLALDVSGPLLNRAIKGQYPPGSTFKPIGALVALEEGVIDANFGYPCTGRYYACGHGKPACTHSNAGHAANLRLSIANSCNSYYAHIYRMTVDNPKYGSVKKGYEKWHDYMNLFGLGVRLGIDLPSEDKGNIPDSAVYNKAYRSAWNSCTNLTLGIGQDMMLATPLQLANAMCMIANKGYYYTPHLVEKIDNETAQDTILKPFRVRNNVLTHLSNELFEEVISGMQDVVETGTARSAAIPGINVCAKTGTAENFIILDRRRIQLKDNSVFVCFAPRENPKIAIAVVVENAGFGGTWAGPISSILMEKYLNDTLRPERLAKVEELANANIMPSYLKRKQFIEDSTRAYWWFKTTKDSNYIRRFISFGQRQKDPSPPKLPKRQLIVMNIPDDKQRRNTTP
- the rodA gene encoding rod shape-determining protein RodA, producing the protein MNQRNPAISKGTDWALVWLWFFLSLVGILAIFAATYREGNPIVSSFLGFKTDYSRQFYFFLAAGMIALVIMLIDSKFFTATANLWYAMGILLMLSVFAIGTSVKGTESIIRLGSFQFQPAEFCKITVALALAKYLSRVETDFSKTRAQLIAAGIALLPALLSIAQKETGLALVYFSFFIVMYREGLPSSILIIGFSAAVLVVATLLVEKNLLAIILTALALVLLYFLRRQLKRQRGLLRNVVIVWFLCVGLVRFGVPFIFKHVLQEHQVERIFSTIGRDIPAEYMKPGGDKESGASKKDTDYNVKQSKIAIGSGGFIGKGLLKGTQTRYDFVPEQRTDFIFCTIGEGFGFVGSFVLLGLYLVLLFRIVAVAERQRSVFSRCYAYGVGSVFFFHIAINVAMTVGLAPVIGIPLPFVSYGGTSLLTNTILLFILVRLDADRQMVLR